Below is a genomic region from Paludicola sp. MB14-C6.
CATTCTTAATACGTTGAAAATATCGTATCCTTCAGCAGTTAATTATAGCATAATGTGATTATGGATACAATGTAAGTAACAAACTAAAATAAGTAAAAATATTTTTGAAAAAGCTATTGACAAAACTTTGAAACAGTTGTATTATTGTATCAAGTCATTAGTACAATAACACAAATAGAAAAGAGGACTATCAATGAATTGGAATTTAACCTCAGATCGTCCAATCTATGCTCAGTTAATAGAACAAATAACCCAAAGCATAGTTTCAGGGGAATTTCGAGCTGGCGAAAAACTACCATCTGTAAGGGATTTAGCGCAAGAAGCAGCCGTTAATCCAAATACAATGCAAAAAGCATTAGCTGAATTAGAGCGAAACGGTCTAGTTTACACACAGCGAACGGCTGGAAGATTTATAACGGAGGACAATGCAATGCTTGAAAAAGTTAAAACACAACTAGCTACTGAGCAAATTCAAATGTTCTTTGAGAAAATGAATCAACTTGGATTTTCAAAAGAACAAACTATTACTTTAATCAAAAATACAGCGGAGGGGAACTAACTATGCTAGAAACTGTAGAAAATCCAATTTTACAATGCCGCAACTTAACAAAACGTTATGGTGCAAGTCTTGCGCTGAATGCAATTAACCTAACCATACCAAGAGGAAAAATTGTTGGACTGCTTGGCGCCAACGGTAGCGGTAAAACAACTTTAATGAAATTAGCAAGCGGTATTTTAACTCCAACAAGTGGAGAAATTATTGTTTGTGGTCAACAAACAAATCTACAAACAAAAACTCAAGTTTCTTATCTTCCTGATAAAAACTATTTACCGGATTGGATGAAAGTTGCCGATATCATTGATTATTTTGGCGATTTCTATCAAAACTTTGATAAATCAAAAGCTTTTGATATGTTACGCCGCCTTGGAATCAGCGAAAGAGATCGATTAAAACACCTTTCAAAAGGTAACAAAGAAAAGGTGCAGTTAATATTAGTAATGAGCCGTAATGCAGAGCTTTATTTATTGGATGAACCAATTGGTGGCGTTGACCCAGCAGTTCGTGATTACATCTTAAATACAATTATTTCAAACTACAGCGAAAACGCAACTGTTTTAATTTCAACACATTTAATTGCTGATGTTGAAAAAATACTCGACGAAGTAAACTTTATTGCAAACGGTCAATTAGTTTTATCATCCTCCGTTGATGATATTCGTGAAAATCAAGGCAAATCAGTTGACGTTTTATTTAGGGAGGTATTCAGATGTTAGGTAAACTTTTTAAATATGAAATGAAAGCAACAGCAAGATTTTATTTGCCTATGCTTCCTGTTATTTTATTCTTAGCAATAATA
It encodes:
- a CDS encoding GntR family transcriptional regulator, with the translated sequence MNWNLTSDRPIYAQLIEQITQSIVSGEFRAGEKLPSVRDLAQEAAVNPNTMQKALAELERNGLVYTQRTAGRFITEDNAMLEKVKTQLATEQIQMFFEKMNQLGFSKEQTITLIKNTAEGN
- a CDS encoding ABC transporter ATP-binding protein, whose amino-acid sequence is MLETVENPILQCRNLTKRYGASLALNAINLTIPRGKIVGLLGANGSGKTTLMKLASGILTPTSGEIIVCGQQTNLQTKTQVSYLPDKNYLPDWMKVADIIDYFGDFYQNFDKSKAFDMLRRLGISERDRLKHLSKGNKEKVQLILVMSRNAELYLLDEPIGGVDPAVRDYILNTIISNYSENATVLISTHLIADVEKILDEVNFIANGQLVLSSSVDDIRENQGKSVDVLFREVFRC